The Drechmeria coniospora strain ARSEF 6962 chromosome 02, whole genome shotgun sequence genome has a segment encoding these proteins:
- a CDS encoding glycosyltransferase family 50 → MGLEISPLLRPAPLFLVAAALRLVLLLYGTWQDAHSAFKYTDIDYLVFTDAARYLLPPSSPSPASDPVASQTPYARDTYRYTPLLAWLLLPTALHPWLFSFGKVVFALADLLAGWLILRILHNPHRPAMSPRRAAAFAALWLWNPMVATISTRGSSEGLLGVLTMALLWAVEARRVTIAAVVLGLAVHFKIYPFIYGPAILWWMDEEHLGKPSRPASTSFAEAVVRFCSPERKRLVVISLATFFALNFLMYSMYGTPFLVHTYFHHVTRVDHRHNFSPYNILLYLTSAHPPSSSSLRIESLAFLPQLALSCVLIPFVLAKKDLATSMMAQTFAFVTFNKVCTSQYFLWYMIFLPLYLPRSSLLRKPFLGISALILWVASQTAWLQQGYELEFLGQSTFFPGLWLASLAFFLVNCWILGIIIGDAELDYK, encoded by the exons ATGGGCCTCGAGATCTCGCCCTTGCTGCGCCCGGCGCctctcttcctcgtcgccgctgccctcCGTCTCGTCCTGCTTCTCTATGGCACCTGGCAAGATGCCCATTCGGCCTTCAAATATACCGATATCGATTACCTCGTCTTCACCGATGCCGCCCGCTACCTCctcccgccgtcgtcgccttcgccggCATCCGACCCGGTGGCCAGCCAGACGCCTTACGCCCGCGATACCTATCGCTACACGCCCCTGCTCGCATGGCTCCTCCTTCCCACCGCCCTCCACCCCTGGCTCTTCTCCTTCGGCAAGGtcgtcttcgccctcgccgacctcctcgccggctggCTCATCCTCCGTATCCTGCACAACCCGCACCGGCCGGCCATGAGcccgcgccgcgccgccgcctttgccgccctCTGGCTCTGGAATCCCATGGTCGCCACCATTAGCACCCGCGGTAGCTCCGagggcctcctcggcgtcctcacCATGGCCCTGCtctgggccgtcgaggcgaggcgcgtgaccatcgccgccgtcgtcctcggcctcgccgtccactTCAAGATATATCCCTTCATTTACGGCCCCGCCATCCTGTGGTGGATGGACGAGGAGCATCTGGGaaagccgtcgaggccagCGTCGACTTCcttcgccgaggccgtcgtccgcttTTGCTCGCCCGAGCGGAaacgcctcgtcgtcatcagccTGGCCACTTTCTTTGCCCTCAACTTCCTCATGTACTCCAt GTACGGCACCCCGTTCCTCGTACACACCTATTTCCACCACGTTACCCGCGTCGATCATCGTCACAACTTCTCCCCCTACAATATCCTCCTCTATCTCACCTCGGCTCAtcccccctcgtcgtcctcgctgCGCATCGAGTCTCTCGCCTTCTTGCCCCAACTCGCCCTCTCATGCGTCCTCATccccttcgtcctcgccaagAAAGATCTCGCCACGTCCATGATGGCGCAGACATTTGCCTTTGTCACCTTCAACAAGGTCTGCACCTCGCAG TACTTTCTTTGGTACATGATCTTCCTGCCCCTCTACCTCCCCCGCTCATCCTTGCTCCGGAAACCCTTCCTGGGAATATCCGCCCTCATCCTCTGGGTTGCATCCCAGACTGCCTGGCTGCAGCAGGGCTACGAGCTGGAATTTCTCGGCCAGAGCACCTTCTTTCCCGGTTTGTGGCtcgcctccttggccttctttCTCGTAAATTGCTGGATtctcggcatcatcatcggcgatgccgagctcgactACAAGTAA
- a CDS encoding translin-associated protein X, with the protein MSGGGVKRDRDGRMKKALAPDAPRGRFHTMFEHFRDELDEHYDRRERIVKTSRDVTAQSKKMVKTLNQDVPPHIQKDIDARMADITRLLAAVAPDLQSLNRHRYTWPMRCLEELVEALSFAYYLQHQRLITLEQAQASVPVDIRLTAHDYMFGVFDLFGEMMRFATVQRALVVGDSQNRTILRDIQELACAFEMLPNVPTKDYRNKMETMRQSVRKVENLGYGLVVRGSERPSGWVPDMQDQGPEPVSPV; encoded by the exons ATGTCCGGTGGCGGTGTGAAGCGAGACCGTGACGGTCGCATGAAGAAGGCGCTGGCGCCTGATGCCCCCCGGGGACGCTTCCACACCATGTTTGAGCATTTCCGCGACGAACTGGACGAGCATTACGATCGCCGGGAGAGGATCGTCAAGACCAGTCGCGACGTGACGGCTCAGAGCAAGAAAAT GGTTAAGACGCTCAACCAAGATGTCCCGCCGCACATACAAAAGGACATTGACGCCCGCATGGCCGACATCACCCGgttgctcgccgccgtcgcccctGACTTGCAATCTCTAAATCGCCACCGCTATACCTGGCCGATGCGGTGtctcgaggagctcgtcgaggccctctCCTTTGCGTACTACCTGCAGCACCAGCGGCTCATCACCCTCGAGCAAGCCCAGGCTTCCGTGCCGGTCGACATCCGGCTCACGGCCCACGACTACATGTTCGGCGTCTTCGACCTCTTCGGTGAGATGATGCGCTTCGCGACGGTGCagcgcgccctcgtcgtcggcgacagcCAGAACAGGACGATCCTGAGGGATATTCAGGAACTGGCTTGCGCCTTCGAGATGCTGCCGAACGTGCCGACCAAAGATTACCGTAACAAGATGGAAACAATGCGTCAGAGCGTGAGGAAGGTCGAGAACTTGGGCTACGGCCTCGTGGTGAGGGGAAGCGAGAGACCGAGCGGGTGGGTGCCGGATATGCAAGACCAAGGACCGGAACCCGTGTCGCCTGTCTGA
- a CDS encoding protein CCC1, whose translation MGVAFDHFLSNPSSSFFSDDSSRWRAVVTRDAVADGCFVYAVKTTKIYCRPICKARLARRANVEFFTTGTEAQAAGFRACKRCKPGEAGFMPDDLAVQKIRNFLRQHGDGAGSCIEGDTALSLGDMARRAGLSKWHFHKVFKKCMGVTPSQYLHAQKLTRERSCQMVDGTSPSQHQLSESDLASLEDANWTTELSSEIVSSVAEGGSARSPLSLSLDDFLIWPEETAEERGDETGRLQYRSHVRPTEARSSAKRLDVATIEASEWMSSSTCAPLCAVPGFCLTRGLPSELDLPSPKIVATQSLADPTVFPPSSHRPDPVTGKPVSIMAYATESSPLLPEPPVELPFPHAFDSKHWDSSPSSLDSSSTNSSSMSSAALSDTLRDVIIGFSDGLTVPFALTAGLSSLGSTKLVIIGGLAELFSGMISMGLGAYLAAITERDHYRSQRDSLLHHNNGCRPQLPVEHQRAVIYAILDKYCVSRPAAKPLVDELCANDEQWVRFKMDFDLHMDEPEVHRAWVSGVTMGLSYFVGGLIPMVPYFIMTSIREALLVSVAVTVIILLGFGYVKNYVAIRNHKAGVWGALQTLVIGMLAAGTSYFIVKSLDTGGS comes from the exons ATGGGAGTTGCATTCGACCATTTCCTCTCCAACCCGTCATCTTCATTCTTCTCCGATGACTCCTCTAGGTGGCGAGCGGTTGTAACCcgtgatgccgtcgccgatggctGCTTTGTCTATGCCGTCAAAACGACCAAAATCTACTGTCGCCCGATTTGCAAAGCCCGTCTCGCGCGCCGCGCCAATGTGGAATTCTTCACCACGGGCACCGAGGCTCAAGCTGCTGGCTTCCGCGCTTGCAAGCGCTGCAAACCCGGTGAGGCTGGTTTCATGCCCGACGACCTGGCGGTGCAGAAAATACGCAACTTTTTGCGACAACATGGAGACGGGGCAGGCAGTTGCATCGAAGGTGACACCGCCTTGAGTCTCGGAGACATGGCGCGGCGGGCGGGCCTGTCCAAGTGGCACTTCCACAAGGTGTTCAAGAAGTGCATGGGCGTGACGCCATCACAGTACCTGCATGCCCAAAAGTTGACACGAGAGAGGAGTTGCCAAATGGTCGATGGAACCTCGCCGTCACAGCACCAGCTCTCCGAATCTGACCTCGCCAGCCTCGAGGATGCGAACTGGACGACGGAGCTGTCGAGCGAGATCGTGTCCTCGGTTGCAGAGGGTGGAAGTGCCCGCTCCCCGCTTTCGTTGTCGCTCGACGACTTTCTGATATGGCCTGAAGAGACCGCTGAAGAGAGAGGCGACGAGACAGG ccgcctacagtacaggtcGCATGTGCGCCCAACCGAAGCCCGCAGCTCCGCCAAAAGACTCGACGTCGCGACGATCGAAGCCTCTGAATGGATGTCGTCATCCACCTGTGCTCCGCTCTGCGCCGTACCT gGTTTCTGCTTGACCCGTGGCCTGCCTTCTGAGCTGGACTTGCCCTCGCCAAAAATCGTTGCAACCCAAAGCCTCGCAGACCCAACGGTATTCCCTCCATCGTCGCATCGCCCAGACCCTGTGACAGGGAAGCCCGTCTCCATCATGGCCTATGCCACGGAATCCTCGCCTCTTCTCCCGGAGCCTCCGGTCGAGCTGCCTTTCCCGCATGCCTTCGACTCGAAACACTGGGACTCGTCCCCATCGTCCCTCgactcctcctccaccaactcctcgtccatgtcgtcAGCCGCACTTAGCGATACCCTTCGCGACGTCATCATAGGCTTCTCCGATGGCCTCACCGTCCCCTTCGCCCTCACCGCAGgcctctcctccctcggcAGCACGAAACTCGTCATCATAGGCGGCCTCGCCGAACTCTTCTCCGGCATGATCAGCATGGGCCTCGGCGCCTatctcgccgccatcaccgAGCGTGACCACTATCGCTCCCAGCGCGACTCCCTCTTGCACCACAACAACGGCTGCCGTCCGCAGCTCCCCGTCGAGCACCAGCGCGCGGTCATCtacgccatcctcgacaagtactgtgTTTCCCGCCCCGCCGCCAAACCtcttgtcgacgagctctGTGCCAATGATGAGCAGTGGGTTCGCTTCAAGATGGATTTCGACCTCCACATGGACGAACCGGAAGTGCACCGCGCCTGGGTCTCCGGCGTCACCATGGGGCTCAGCTACTTCGTTGGCGGCCTCATACCCATGGTTCCCTACTTCATCATGACCAGCATTCGCGAagccctcctcgtctccgttgccgtcaccgtcatcatACTACTGGGCTTCGGCTACGTGAAGAATTACGTCGCTATTCGGAATCACAAAGCAGGTGTTTGGGGCGCCCTTCAGACGCTCGTCATTGGCATGCTGGCCGCAGGCACGAGCTATTTCATTGTAAAATCACTGGACACTGGCGGCTCATAG
- a CDS encoding EF hand domain protein: MWPSTPSVDTLTRPRLVVALVSALAAASVGYYAYQSRQTSTAQHVHIGGSLQRSNAVRRSSRRSQRNDAESSSSSEYQGDGSSVIGPAPVPDDAETVVEAAEDEWWTDTSGISTAQRAGHNIVNLLFRVSEDNAKRNGCVHRGCQCNSCGMVPIRGVRYRCANCADFDLCEACETQGVHIKTHIFYKIRVPAPPFGPRQMQPVWYTGDPDTCRRNLPRGLMARLVRDTGFERPELEAFWEQWTFMANTEWRDDPDELRVAMDRKTFERCLVPTGGSRHAAPNLIHDRMFSFYDSNHDDLIGFGEFLDGLSYRKRKDKLRKVFEGYDIDGDGYVNRRDFLRMFRAYYVLYKQMHKDILDGLEDQLLASTEAQQLVTSRQPLSSLFGREGRVPAADGNMRFEGKMYRPDGSVDIDAGYNGAIAENRGDTTTREDILTSLFAYLTAQRPRRRFTSSGDTDSSWQAVHRSSVDDTYQTYLATLLQPPSNLDDLPEFLAGISNPEVGETDDELDTQDEGDGDVEGHDHDAHGNCIDSDSTAPPQNDSERRARFLANSRRRASKLEKRRRDMARGQLHERWKRRHFYLDEEEGGLAPDDWGSDEDILAKLKKAADNSKSADRPTVFTRSRSSSKVRFAEDVDDFEIRSNPSTSSRSIPERWGGMDIPDAERDAGKEILYQVTQQAFNELLDIIFKTAEDMAIEAAETKERRERFKTDIEALEEANEKDEVVKSVPSSERRAADEGAVAPAAPAAQAAATAPNLETSGDSCTAVLEPRNALEIDVDMSFDLSDYRIPSESSVADDAEVGEYRDPTLPQFRPNNDSSPDDTPSPKRLTSTGVLFEEFVHESASASERSTESEPNAEMLQRWKMLNLAEAKAAERGGWGRLGFEEFEAIYRNQECLGNRLDYLGSWIDFCIP; this comes from the coding sequence ATGTGGCCTTCGACTCCTTCGGTCGACACCTTGACTCGGCCGCGGTTGGTCGTAGCATTAGTGTCTGCacttgccgccgcctctgTCGGATACTACGCCTACCAGTCTCGCCAGACGTCGACAGCACAACACGTCCATATAGGGGGGAGCTTGCAGAGGAGCAACGCAGTACGGCGCTCGAGCCGCCGGTCGCAACGCAACGACGCCGAATCAAGCTCATCCTCGGAGTATCAGGGTGACGGGAGTTCAGTCATCGGCCCTGCTCCCGTGCcggacgatgccgagacggtagtcgaagcggccgaggatgagtgGTGGACCGACACGTCCGGGATTTCGACAGCCCAGCGAGCAGGACACAACATAGTCAACTTGCTCTTTCGGGTTTCGGAAGACAACGCGAAACGAAATGGTTGTGTTCATAGAGGCTGCCAATGCAATTCTTGTGGCATGGTGCCCATTCGCGGGGTTCGGTACCGATGTGCCAACTGCGCCGACTTTGACCTCTGCGAGGCTTGCGAGACGCAAGGAGTCCACATCAAGACGCACATATTCTACAAGATTCGAGTGCCTGCCCCTCCTTTTGGTCCTCGGCAGATGCAACCGGTTTGGTACACTGGCGACCCGGACACGTGCCGCCGCAACCTGCCGAGGGGGTTGATGGCCAGGTTGGTCAGGGATACTGGCTTCGAGAGGCCCGAGCTGGAGGCCTTTTGGGAACAGTGGACGTTCATGGCTAACACGGAGTGGAGGGACGACCCGGACGAGCTGCGCGTCGCCATGGATCGGAAGACATTCGAGAGGTGCCTGGTGCCCACCGGTGGATCCCGCCACGCGGCGCCCAATCTCATTCACGACCGAATGTTCTCCTTTTACGATTCAAATCACGATGACCTCATTGGCTTTGGCGAGTTCCTCGACGGACTCTCCTATCGCAAACGCAAGGACAAGCTGCGCAAAGTGTTTGAGGGCTATGACATTGACGGTGACGGTTACGTGAACAGGCGCGATTTTCTGCGAATGTTCAGGGCGTATTACGTCTTGTATAAGCAGATGCACAAGGACATATTGGACGGGCTGGAGGATCAGCTCCTTGCCAGCACGGAAGCACAGCAGCTCGTCACAAGCCGCCAGCCGTTGAGCAGCCTTTTCGGCCGCGAAGGACGAGTGCCCGCCGCAGATGGCAACATGCGATTCGAGGGCAAAATGTATCGCCCCGACGGTAGCGTTGATATTGACGCAGGATACAATGGCGCGATCGCCGAAAACCGGGGTGATACAACGACTCGAGAGGACATTCTAACGAGTTTGTTTGCCTACCTCACTGCGCAGCGACCGAGACGGCGATTCACGAGTAGCGGTGACACCGACAGCAGCTGGCAGGCGGTCCATCGAtcgagcgtcgacgacacaTACCAAACGTACCTAGCCACCCTTCTACAGCCGCCGAGTAATCTTGACGATCTCCCAGAGTTCCTGGCCGGAATCAGCAACCCCGAGGTCGGCGAAACCGATGACGAATTGGATACtcaggacgagggcgacggcgatgtgGAGGGTCATGACCACGATGCTCATGGCAACTGCATTGACTCCGATTCCACGGCCCCACCGCAAAACGACAGCGAACGTCGAGCCCGCTTCCTGGCTAATTCCCGTCGCCGAGCGTCCAAGCTGGAgaagcgacggcgagacaTGGCTCGAGGCCAGCTTCACGAACGATGGAAACGGCGGCATTtctacctcgacgaggaggaaggtGGTCTAGCCCCCGATGATTGGGGGAGCGACGAGGACATTCTTGCCAAGCTAAAAAAGGCGGCCGATAACTCCAAGTCGGCGGATAGGCCAACCGTATTCACTCGGTCGCGGTCAAGTTCCAAGGTGCGCTttgccgaggacgtcgatgACTTCGAGATCCGTTCCAACCCATCCACCTCGTCCAGGAGCATTCCAGAGAGATGGGGAGGCATGGACATTCCTGACGCCGAAAGGGACGCCGGCAAGGAGATACTCTATCAGGTGACGCAGCAAGCATTcaacgagctcctcgacatcATTTTTAAGACCGCCGAAGACATGGCCATCGAGGCGGCAGAGACGAAGGAGCGGAGAGAAAGGTTCAAGACCGACATTGAAGCGCTAGAGGAGGCCAACGAGAAGGATGAAGTCGTCAAATCTGTTCCATCGTCCGAAAGGCGCGCGGCTGATGAAGGTGCTGTGGCCCCAGCGGCCCCAGCGGCCCAGGCTGCCGCTACGGCCCCAAATCTCGAAACTTCTGGCGATAGCTGCACTGCCGTGTTGGAGCCGCGAAACGCGCTGGAAATTGATGTCGACATGTCCTTTGACCTGTCCGACTACAGGATTCCGTCTGAGTCGTCTGTGgccgatgatgccgaggtgGGGGAGTATCGGGACCCAACTCTCCCGCAGTTCCGGCCTAACAACGACTCATCCCCCGACGACACGCCAAGCCCGAAGAGGTTAACATCTACAGGAGTGCTGTTTGAAGAATTCGTGCATGAATCTGCTTCGGCATCGGAACGGTCGACCGAGAGCGAACCAAACGCAGAGATGCTGCAGAGGTGGAAAATGCTGAATCTGGCTGAGGCCAAAGCCGCGGAGAGGGGCGGCTGGGGACGACTCGGCTTTGAGGAGTTCGAAGCCATCTACAGAAACCAGGAATGCCTGGGCAACAGACTGGACTACCTCGGCAGCTGGATCGATTTTTGCATCCCTTGA
- a CDS encoding mitochondrial hypoxia responsive domain-containing protein — MNNVHYSPLPVDEPWRDSRRQAAAINSQCDGRRWLRQSTISAPQRPSTRLLAVYAAESQFKMANKLPPPYSGSMPSSFDDDQEFYNERPMHKIFRKIKEEPLVPLGIGLTVFAFVNAYRALRRGDSQQANKMFRARVAAQGFTVIAMVAGSMYYSRDREKSKELRKLHEERDAEEKRQKWIRELEVRDEEDKAMKAMISQRRQQNRALSEGEAPAQMEADSSRTQGTGGILGKMGLWSQAETTAAENEATKAAEADERPKRNNPRSSLGMIGEAIAAGKNEEPPKK, encoded by the exons ATGAACAATGTCCATTATTCGCCACTCCCAGTGGACGAACCTTGGCGGGATTCCAGGCGGCAAGCTGCCGCTATTAACTCACAGTGTGACGGTAGGCGGTGG CTTCGGCAATCAACTATTTCTGCTCCGCAACGCCCCTCGACccgtctcctcgccgtctACGCTGCTGAGTCGCAGTTCAAGATGGCGAACAAACTGCCACCTCCCTATTCGGGATCCATGCCTTCGTCGTTTGACGATGATCA GGAGTTTTACAATGAGCGACCGATGCATAAGATCTTCCGAAAGATTAAAGAGGAGCCTCTTGTACCTCTTG GCATCGGCCTCACCGTCTTCGCTTTTGTCAACGCCTACCGCGCCCTCCGCCGCGGCGATTCTCAACAAGCCAACAAGATGTTCCGCGCTCGAGTCGCCGCGCAAGGCTTTACTGTCATCGCCATGGTAGCCGGCAGCATGTACTACAGCCGTGACCGCGAGAAAAGCAAGGAACTCCGCAAACTCCACGAGGagcgcgacgccgaggagaagcGTCAGAAATGGATTCGCGAGCTCGAGGTACGCGATGAGGAGGACAAGGCGATGAAGGCGATGATAAGCCAGCGCCGACAGCAGAACCGGGCTCTGTCCGAAGGGGAGGCGCCAGCCCAGATGGAAGCAGATTCCTCCAGGACGCAGGGAACGGGAGGAATACTAGGTAAAATGGGACTCTGGTCGCAGGCCGAGACGACAGCGGCGGAGAACGAGGCGACGAAGGCTGCGGAAGCCGACGAGAGGCCAAAAAGGAACAACCCCAGGAGCTCGTTGGGGATGATCGGGGAAGCCATTGCCGCTGGGAAGAATGAGGAGCCACCGAAGAAATAA
- a CDS encoding TLDc domain containing protein 2 — translation MGQSVSDERPRHRSREDLTAELALRFKDKCFTSLEYYSLKDVFKSLADHQASVKYLKEDTISRYLEIPDILGASPVIFQMVSYLGAFPFLKEAPVVLELPQMIMVVVIMTERYRRVLAKGASDRTKLLFKSLAVYDRKASVAGTSSPLPRTERLPSTMTTPHSAGFAVDAPVDDDDDGDDDELVLTAYELLDITEAVKQGDAPPFHDAIIPTDNFRKLIMLLLLAAPLDPQESLSQYSGRVSGLQLDALRSTAENILASFVDAETFPGIRYRHFKTIIPVLFPYLFNGFNGLFEHFLFSKNLDFSKGREDGKRSPTGAPPKPVQPLLSDQADILNDHVLSQISMFLPGSSLFRRVRLLYSGNQDGFSMGSFESKVFNWRAPTILLVRGTRLGDVPDGGQETAFFASLPSKRFPHGSKSDSVTFGVYVREPWKHTHKECFGDSESLLFQLEPCHDVFSASTINTDYVAFTKPPNNQSCLSFGCPHPKPSKSHRRGELYTLGPVSLLLDESFEFAVFNHDYTSRGGAFHTSITRQFDFQDRFQIDSLEVWGCGGEDEAKVQAERWAWEAREAEARRRINLGTGDIQADRALLEMAGLVGGHQSGGSMG, via the exons ATGGGCCAGTCCGTGTCGGATGAGCGGCCGCGCCATCGCTCCCGTGAGGACCTGACGGCAGAGCTC GCTCTTCGGTTCAAAGATAAATGCTTCACCTCGCTCGAGTACTACTCGCTCAAAGATGTGTTCAAAAGCCTCGCCGATCATCAGGCCTCGGTCAAGTACCTTAAGGAGGACACCATCTCGCGCTACCTCGAGATTCCCGACATTCTCGGCGCATCTCCCGTCATCTTCCAGATGGTTTCGTACCTCGGAGCGTTCCCCTTCCTCAAGGAGGCGCCCGTCGTTCTCGAGCTGCCGCAGATGATCatggtcgtcgtcatcatgaCGGAGCGCTACCGGCGAGTGCTGGCCAAGGGCGCCTCCGACCGGACGAAGCTGCTGTTCAAGAGCCTCGCCGTCTACGACCGCAAGGCCTCCGTAGCCGGTACGTCGTCGCCTCTGCCCAGGACGGAGCGCCTACcatcgacgatgacgacgccccATTCCGCCGGCTTTGCCGTCGATGCGCCggtggatgacgacgacgacggcgacgacgacgagctcgtcctgaCCGCCTACGAACTCCTCGACATCACCGAAGCGGTGAAGCAGGGCGACGCCCCTCCCTTTCACGATGCCATCATACCCACCGATAACTTCCGAAAGCTCATCatgcttctcctcctcgccgcgccCTTGGACCCCCAAGAAAGCCTGTCGCAGTACTCCGGTCGGGTGTCTGGCCTCCAGCTTGACGCTCTgcggtcgacggccgagaacatcctcgcctccttcgtcgacgccgaaacTTTCCCCGGCATCAGGTATCGGCACTTCAAGACCATCATTCCCGTTCTCTTTCCCTACCTTTTCAACGGCTTCAACGGCCTCTTTGAGCACTTTCTCTTCTCCAAGAACCTCGACTTCTCCAAGGGCCGAGAGGATGGCAAGAGATCACCCACCggcgcgccgccgaagccAGTCCAACCCCTGCTGTCGGACCAAGCCGATATTCTAAACGATCACGTCCTCTCGCAAATCTCCATGTTTCTTCCCGGCTCTTCCCTCTTCCGCAGGGTGAGGCTCCTGTACTCGGGCAACCAAGACGGCTTCTCCATGGGGAGCTTCGAGTCCAAGGTTTTCAACTGGAGGGCACCcaccatcctcctcgtccgcggcACCCGCCTCGGTGACGTACCCGACGGAGGCCAGGAGACTGCCTTTTTcgcctcgctgccgtcgaagcGCTTTCCTCACGGCAGCAAATCCGACTCTGTCACCTTTGGCGTCTACGTCAGGGAACCTTGGAAGCACACGCACAAGGAGTGTTTCGGAGACTCCGAGTCCCTTCTCTTCCAGCTCGAACCCTGCCACGACGTCTTCTCCGCCTCGACCATCAACACCGACTACGTCGCCTTCACGAAGCCTCCGAACAACCAATCCTGCCTCTCCTTCGGCTGCCCGCACCCTAAACCCTCCAAGTCTCATCGCCGAGGCGAGCTCTACACCCTTGGGCCCGTCTCTCTCCTTCTCGACGAGTCATTCGAGTTTGCCGTTTTCAACCATGACTACACAtcccgcggcggcgccttCCACACGAGCATAACGCGCCAGTTTGACTTTCAGGATCGCTTCCAGATCGACAGCCTCGAGGTCTGGGGCTGCGGTGGCGAAGATGAGGCGAAGGTGCAAGCCGAAAGGTGGGCTtgggaggcgagggaggccgaggcccgGAGACGGATTAATTTGGGAACGGGTGACATACAAGCCGACAGAGCCTTGCTGGAGATGGCCGGCCTTGTTGGCGGACACCAGAGCGGGGGATCTATGGGATAG
- a CDS encoding Glycylpeptide N-tetradecanoyltransferase, with the protein MPPRAAAPKMPTEESKPVEPVEPVADNADGKQAEAESDDGAVDDGAVGDSAPTGGKKKKKSKRSKAKALLTTHSTEQESEIKKALGGLTPDEMKELLALNPSLRQELSQAPGSDDPTSEQTANLLRNMNLQDIMTGLAASGKNAKDMGAYKFWQTQPVPKFGDEGKIVDEGPVRVQTIEEVDKEPQPLVAGFDWVTVDLTSDEEMKEVYELLNGHYVEDDEAMFRFNYSPEILRWAMMAPGWHRRYHVGVRATQSRKLVAFISAIPCRLRVREKFIMCSEVNFLCIHKKLRGKRLAPVLIKEITRISNLNGVWQGLFTAGIVLPKPVSTCRYFHRSINWQKLNECGFSPLPAGSKPQYQIRKYALPENTATKGLRPMKEADTPAVQSLMKRYLSRFDMAPDFSEEELRHWLIPKPKVEQVIWSYVVEDGNKNITDFFSFFCVESSVINNPKHDVIRVAYLFYYASETALTEPFDRAALKTRLNSLINDALILAKKAKLDVFNALSLMDNALFLEQQKFGGGDGQLHYYLFNYKMNHIGGGVDKKNQLDEARLSGIGFN; encoded by the exons ATGCCACCACGAGCCGCTGCTCCCAAAATGCCCACTGAGGAGTCCAAGcccgtcgagcccgtcgagcccgtcgccgacaatGCGGATGGCAAGcaagccgaggccgaatcTGACGATGGAGCcgttgacgatggcgccgtTGGCGATTCCGCACCCACCGgcggcaagaagaagaagaagtcGAAGCGaagcaaggccaaggccctCCTGACGACTCACTCAACCGAACAAGAGTCGGAGATAAAAAAAGCCCTCGGCGGGCTCACACCAGACGAGATGAAGGAGCTGCTCGCCCTCAATCCCAGCCTGCGTCAGGAGCTTTCGCAAGCACCCGGGAGCGACGATCCGACATCCGAGCAGACGGCCAACCTCCTCAGGAACATGAACCTGCAGGACATCATGACAGGCTTGGCCGCCTCCGGCAAGAACGCCAAGGACATGGGAGCCTACAAGTTCTGGCAGACCCAGCCTGTGCCCAAGtttggcgacgagggaaaGATTGTCGATGAAGGCCCCGTCAGGGTCCAGACGATCGAGGAGGTCGACAAGGAGCCGCAACCGCTCGTTGCTGGCTTTGACTGGGTGACGGTAGATCTCACCAGTGACGAGGAGATGAAGGAGGTCTACGAGCTGCTGAACGGCCActacgtcgaggacgacgaagccaTGTTCCGGTTTAACTACTCGCCCGAGATCCTCCGATG GGCCATGATGGCACCCGGCTGGCACAGACGGTACCATGTCGGTGTTCGCGCCACACAGTCCCGCAAGCTCGTTGCCTTCATCTCCGCCATTCCCTGCAGGCTGCGTGTGCGAGAAAAGTTCATCATGTGTTCTGAAGTCAACTTTCTCTGCATCCACAAGAAGTTGCGTGGCAAGCGCCTAGCACCCGTGCTCATCAAGGAGATCACACGCATCAGCAACCTCAACGGCGTCTGGCAGGGGCTCTTCACTGCCGGCATCGTCCTTCCCAAACCCGTCAGCACCTGTCGTTACTTCCATCGCTCCATAAACTGGCAGAAGCTCAACGAGTGCGGCTTCAGCCCGCTGCCGGCCGGTAGCAAACCGCAGTACCAGATCCGCAAGTATGCGCTACCGGAGAACACGGCGACCAAGGGCTTGCGCCCCATGAAGGAGGCCGACACCCCGGCCGTCCAGAGCTTGATGAAGCGCTATCTCAGCCGTTTCGACATGGCCCCCGACTTctcggaggaggagctgagGCATTGGCTCATCCCCAAGCCGAAGGTCGAGCAGGTCATCTGGTCATATGTTGTCGAG GACGGCAACAAAAATATTACCGACTTCTTTTCCTTCTTCTGCGTCGAGTCCTCCGTCATCAACAACCCCAAGCACGACGTCATTCGCGTCGCCTACCTCTTCTACTACGCCTCCGAGACGGCCCTCACTGAGCCATTCGACCGGGCCGCCCTCAAGACCCGCCTCAACAGCCTCATCAACGATGCCCTCATCCTGGCTAAGAAGGCCAAGCTGGACGTATTTAACGCACTCTCGCTTATGGATAACGCCCTGTTCCTCGAGCAACAAAAGTTTGGCGGAGGTGACGGCCAGCTGCACTACTACTTGTTCAACTACAAGATGAACCATATCGGGGGCGGCGTAGACAAGAAAAACCAGCTGGACGAAGCGAGGCTTAGCGGCATTGG CTTCAATTAG